In Pseudoduganella albidiflava, a single window of DNA contains:
- a CDS encoding tryptophan halogenase family protein — MEQQRQKKPVRRVVIAGGGTAGWMVAAGLSKSLGKLLDIKLIESEEIGTVGVGEATIPTLLNFHHLMEINEQEFMAETMATFKLGISFENWRNVNEDYIHSFGTTGTDHWTAGFQHFWHKGRERGIAGDYGDYCLELKAGLKNRFAHLPNNGMNYAYHMDAGRYAKFLRRFSERYGVQRVEGKIVEVRKNLLSGDITALRLDSGAELEGDLFIDCTGFRGLLIGQTMGVEYEDWSHWLFNDSAVALQTKSVRDAVPYTRSIARDAGWQWQIPLQHRVGNGLVYSTRYTDDETALRTLQAAVDGEPLMTPRVIRFTPGQRKQTWKGNCIAIGLASGFLEPIESTSIHLIQRGIIRLMQMFPQDGISQADIDEFNQQADYEIQHIRDFIILHYNVTNRRDTPYWRDAATMKLPPSLQHRIDLFRDTGRVFRVPNELFAENSWIQVMLGQGILPASHHQTADLMGDEELARFLGNISGTIDRTVAQLPSHQKYVEQYCSGTGW; from the coding sequence ATGGAACAACAACGCCAGAAAAAACCGGTGCGCCGCGTGGTGATCGCCGGCGGCGGCACGGCGGGATGGATGGTCGCCGCCGGGCTGTCGAAATCGCTGGGCAAGCTGCTGGACATCAAGCTGATCGAGTCCGAGGAGATCGGCACGGTCGGCGTCGGCGAAGCCACCATTCCCACGCTGCTCAATTTTCACCACCTAATGGAAATCAACGAGCAGGAGTTCATGGCCGAGACCATGGCCACCTTCAAGCTGGGCATCAGCTTTGAAAACTGGCGCAACGTGAACGAGGACTATATCCACTCGTTCGGCACCACCGGCACCGACCACTGGACGGCCGGCTTCCAGCACTTCTGGCACAAGGGCCGCGAGCGCGGCATCGCCGGCGACTACGGCGACTACTGCCTGGAACTGAAGGCCGGCCTGAAGAACCGCTTTGCGCACCTGCCGAACAACGGCATGAACTACGCCTACCACATGGATGCCGGCCGCTACGCGAAATTCCTGCGCCGCTTCTCGGAACGCTATGGCGTGCAGCGCGTGGAAGGCAAGATCGTCGAGGTCCGCAAGAACCTGCTGAGCGGCGACATCACCGCCCTGCGCCTGGACTCCGGCGCCGAACTCGAGGGCGACCTGTTCATCGACTGCACCGGTTTCCGCGGCCTGCTGATCGGGCAGACCATGGGCGTGGAATACGAGGACTGGTCGCACTGGCTGTTCAACGACAGCGCCGTGGCGCTGCAGACGAAATCGGTGCGCGATGCGGTGCCGTACACCCGCTCGATCGCGCGCGACGCGGGCTGGCAGTGGCAGATCCCGCTGCAGCACCGCGTCGGCAATGGCCTGGTGTACTCCACCCGCTACACGGACGACGAAACGGCGCTACGCACGCTGCAGGCGGCCGTCGATGGCGAACCGTTGATGACGCCGCGCGTGATCCGCTTCACGCCGGGCCAGCGCAAGCAGACGTGGAAGGGCAACTGCATCGCCATCGGGCTGGCCAGCGGCTTCCTGGAACCGATCGAATCGACCAGCATCCACCTGATCCAGCGCGGCATCATCCGGCTGATGCAGATGTTCCCGCAGGATGGCATCAGCCAGGCCGACATCGACGAATTCAACCAGCAGGCCGACTACGAAATCCAGCACATCCGCGATTTCATCATCCTGCACTACAACGTGACGAACCGCCGCGACACGCCGTACTGGCGCGACGCCGCCACGATGAAGCTGCCGCCGTCGCTGCAGCACCGCATCGACCTGTTCCGCGACACCGGCCGCGTGTTCCGCGTGCCGAACGAACTGTTCGCCGAGAACTCGTGGATCCAGGTGATGCTGGGCCAGGGCATCCTGCCCGCCTCGCACCACCAGACCGCGGACCTGATGGGCGATGAAGAACTGGCCCGCTTCCTCGGCAACATCAGCGGCACCATCGACCGTACCGTGGCCCAGCTGCCGTCGCACCAGAAATACGTCGAACAGTACTGCTCCGGCACCGGGTGGTAA
- a CDS encoding energy transducer TonB, with translation MRIIPAIGAVLALSTLLAQAQEYSIKADDPQTGSNLRRSTARISFPPDKTYAELPEADKARLRAVYENMGPDDEPPYPARGYGKLMRSISSAQNSVQIEGMVEMGVIVGADGRADSVKVYQSPDPKTTQVIASVLMLEKYKPALCNAKPCTQEFPFAIRFSLENQQLKTYR, from the coding sequence TTGCGCATCATCCCTGCCATTGGCGCCGTTCTGGCGCTGTCGACCTTGCTGGCGCAGGCCCAGGAATACTCGATTAAAGCCGACGATCCCCAGACTGGCAGTAATCTCCGCCGTAGTACCGCACGCATCAGCTTCCCACCCGACAAGACCTATGCCGAATTGCCGGAGGCGGACAAGGCCCGCCTGCGCGCCGTGTACGAGAACATGGGACCGGATGACGAGCCGCCGTATCCGGCGCGCGGGTATGGCAAGCTGATGCGGTCAATCAGTTCCGCCCAGAACAGCGTGCAGATCGAGGGCATGGTGGAGATGGGCGTGATCGTCGGTGCCGATGGCCGGGCCGACAGCGTCAAGGTCTACCAGTCGCCCGACCCGAAGACGACGCAGGTGATCGCCAGCGTGCTGATGCTGGAGAAATACAAGCCGGCGCTGTGCAATGCCAAACCGTGTACCCAGGAATTCCCTTTTGCCATCCGCTTCTCGCTGGAGAACCAACAGCTGAAAACCTACCGCTAG
- a CDS encoding ArsR/SmtB family transcription factor: MDEQSLHSEQLSLTFAALADPTRRAILARLARGQASVSELAAPFDMTQPAITKHLKVLERAGLISRSRDAQWRPCRLEAAPLREASGWIGQYRRLWEERLDRLDDYLAEVQTKENEHGKR; this comes from the coding sequence ATGGACGAGCAATCTCTCCATTCCGAACAATTGAGCCTGACGTTCGCGGCCCTGGCCGACCCCACCCGCCGCGCCATCCTGGCACGCCTGGCGCGGGGGCAGGCCTCGGTGTCGGAACTGGCGGCACCGTTCGACATGACGCAGCCGGCGATCACGAAGCACCTGAAGGTGCTCGAGCGCGCCGGCCTGATCTCGCGCAGCCGCGATGCGCAGTGGCGGCCATGCCGCCTGGAAGCGGCGCCGCTGCGCGAGGCGAGCGGCTGGATCGGCCAGTACCGCCGGTTGTGGGAAGAGCGCCTGGACCGCCTCGACGATTACCTGGCTGAAGTGCAAACTAAGGAGAACGAGCATGGCAAACGCTGA
- a CDS encoding SRPBCC family protein, with amino-acid sequence MANADEVGLTIRRVFDAPRDLVFATMTDPDHLRHWWGPKECTITVARADVRPGGIFHYCMHPRGGTADMDVWGRFDFQEIEPPQRFAFVNGFADEQGNRIRYPLLPMWPLEVLNTVTLEEDNGKTAFTLHSAPLNASTAENAIFLASHASMEGGFGGMYDVYEDYLKTLGTGKQ; translated from the coding sequence ATGGCAAACGCTGACGAAGTTGGACTCACCATCCGCCGCGTGTTCGACGCGCCGCGCGACCTGGTCTTCGCGACGATGACCGACCCGGACCACCTGCGGCACTGGTGGGGCCCGAAGGAATGCACGATCACGGTGGCGCGGGCCGACGTGCGGCCCGGCGGCATCTTCCACTATTGCATGCATCCGCGCGGCGGCACGGCCGACATGGATGTGTGGGGCCGTTTCGATTTCCAGGAAATCGAGCCGCCGCAGCGCTTCGCCTTCGTGAACGGCTTCGCGGACGAGCAGGGCAACCGCATCCGCTACCCGCTGCTGCCCATGTGGCCACTGGAAGTGCTGAACACCGTCACGCTGGAGGAAGACAACGGAAAAACGGCCTTCACGCTGCACTCCGCACCGTTGAATGCCAGCACGGCTGAGAACGCCATCTTCCTGGCCAGCCATGCCTCCATGGAAGGCGGTTTCGGCGGCATGTACGACGTGTACGAGGATTACCTGAAGACGCTCGGCACCGGCAAGCAATAA
- a CDS encoding SDR family NAD(P)-dependent oxidoreductase, with product MRYLILLLLVAQLGGCATVLSDSERTAVAGKTYVITGASSGFGKGVALELAALRANVVLAARRTDALEAVAAEAEAKGGNALVVTTDVSRQEDVQRLLDAALARFGRVDVWINNAAVGAIGAFDSVPLDDHARIVDVNLKGLIYGSHVAIRQFRKQGAGTLVNIGSVESVIPQAYHATYSATKAATLSLGRSLNEELRLTGAGNIAVATVLPWATDTPFFTHAANYSGGTPRMPLMDEPQKVVDAIVWVSVHPREELAVGWKAKAAYAGARLAPDLAERFSANVAHHYQYETAPPASATAGAVHRLMPGSTGIDGGHRERIERENEERAAARRGD from the coding sequence ATGCGGTACCTGATCCTGTTGCTGCTGGTGGCGCAGCTGGGCGGCTGCGCCACGGTGCTGTCGGACAGCGAGCGCACTGCCGTGGCGGGCAAGACCTATGTGATCACCGGTGCTTCCAGCGGGTTCGGCAAGGGCGTCGCGCTGGAGCTGGCGGCATTGCGCGCCAACGTGGTGCTGGCGGCGCGCCGCACCGATGCGCTGGAAGCCGTGGCGGCGGAAGCGGAGGCGAAAGGCGGCAATGCGCTCGTGGTGACGACGGATGTCAGCCGCCAGGAAGACGTGCAGCGGCTGCTCGATGCGGCGCTGGCGCGCTTCGGCCGCGTCGACGTGTGGATCAACAACGCGGCCGTGGGTGCCATCGGCGCGTTCGATAGCGTCCCGCTGGACGACCATGCGCGCATCGTCGACGTAAACCTGAAGGGCCTCATTTACGGCAGCCATGTGGCGATCCGGCAGTTCCGCAAGCAGGGCGCGGGCACGCTGGTCAATATCGGCTCGGTGGAAAGCGTGATCCCGCAGGCCTATCACGCAACGTATTCGGCCACCAAGGCGGCCACGCTGTCCCTCGGCCGCTCGCTGAACGAGGAATTGCGGCTGACCGGCGCCGGCAACATCGCGGTGGCCACCGTGCTGCCGTGGGCCACCGATACGCCGTTCTTCACGCACGCCGCGAACTACAGCGGCGGCACGCCGCGCATGCCGCTGATGGACGAACCGCAAAAGGTGGTGGATGCGATCGTGTGGGTGTCGGTGCACCCGCGGGAAGAACTGGCCGTGGGGTGGAAAGCCAAGGCCGCGTACGCCGGCGCGCGGCTGGCGCCCGACCTGGCCGAACGGTTCTCCGCCAATGTGGCCCACCATTACCAGTACGAGACGGCGCCGCCCGCATCGGCCACCGCCGGCGCGGTACACCGGCTGATGCCAGGTTCCACCGGCATCGATGGCGGCCACCGCGAACGCATCGAACGCGAGAACGAGGAACGCGCCGCGGCCCGGCGCGGGGATTGA
- a CDS encoding DMT family transporter yields the protein MNSPLLKNNLVYVKLVLVTLFWGGTFIAGRIVAHALPAMTAAALRFAVAAVLLLLVAWMKEGGLPRLSGKQMAATAALGLTGIFLYNLCFFGALGSMPAGRAALFIALNPIVTALAAAVLLRERLHAVKWAGIALAFAGAAIVITRGDPMAALHDIGQSLGKGELLMLCAISSWAAYTLVGRAALKGLTPVAATTYAALWGLLFLLVGAGRDLVTLQWSAIGWQVWGSLGYLGAFGTVLGFVWYYEGVKAIGASRTAVFNNLVPVFGIGLAALLLGEQVLASMVAGGVLVAAGVTLTNR from the coding sequence ATGAACAGCCCTCTCCTGAAAAACAATCTCGTGTACGTGAAACTCGTACTGGTCACCCTGTTCTGGGGTGGCACATTCATCGCCGGCCGCATCGTCGCCCATGCGCTGCCGGCTATGACGGCCGCCGCGCTGCGCTTCGCCGTGGCGGCGGTCCTGCTGCTGCTGGTCGCATGGATGAAGGAGGGCGGCCTGCCGCGCCTGAGCGGCAAGCAGATGGCGGCCACCGCGGCGCTGGGCCTGACCGGCATCTTCCTGTACAACCTGTGCTTCTTCGGCGCGCTGGGGTCGATGCCGGCCGGGCGCGCCGCGCTGTTCATCGCGCTGAACCCGATCGTGACCGCGCTGGCCGCCGCCGTGCTGCTGCGCGAACGGCTGCATGCCGTGAAGTGGGCCGGCATCGCGCTGGCCTTTGCCGGCGCGGCGATCGTCATCACCCGGGGCGACCCGATGGCGGCCCTGCATGACATCGGCCAGTCGCTGGGCAAGGGCGAACTGCTGATGCTGTGCGCGATCAGCAGCTGGGCCGCGTACACGCTGGTGGGCCGCGCCGCGCTGAAGGGCCTGACGCCGGTCGCCGCCACCACCTATGCCGCGCTGTGGGGCTTGCTGTTCCTGCTGGTGGGCGCGGGGCGCGACCTGGTGACGCTGCAGTGGAGCGCCATCGGCTGGCAGGTGTGGGGCAGCCTGGGCTACCTGGGCGCGTTCGGCACCGTGCTGGGCTTCGTCTGGTACTACGAGGGCGTGAAAGCGATCGGCGCATCGCGCACCGCCGTGTTCAACAACCTGGTGCCCGTGTTCGGCATCGGCCTGGCGGCGCTGCTGCTGGGCGAGCAGGTGCTGGCATCGATGGTGGCCGGCGGGGTGCTGGTGGCGGCCGGGGTGACGCTGACGAACCGCTGA